One segment of Drosophila mauritiana strain mau12 chromosome 3R, ASM438214v1, whole genome shotgun sequence DNA contains the following:
- the LOC117142369 gene encoding nucleolar protein dao-5 isoform X3 — translation MDDFIKTLIAEVKSQGVFDEFRFNCCLADVDTKPAYQNVRTQVETAVNDFLAKQQWTPETNKVQLRERLRKHLMDSDVLDKGVDQIVDQVVNPKVATIFEPKIESIVYKYLGITPPARPSMLSAPPLPPFGGHLNGSSLLNVETTAGLLPTDLEQISPDSDRATVKSESRDDELPPGVDDEDTSPSYELVRERKTLAIKEELNNVSLNNSDSVNGVSQASQLSQVSSDSRLTIASSAESMVDGQQRTAAHNSGEPENICEEAQMPRFSENSWDASAGTGRSGGRQLHFDIKQDAITFEGTERKNSVSEETTSTGVQILSIEDEIMSEVKANIDDANNASIESIAPETVQVPAPPQVDPPPPPPPASPKVDPPPPAPPAVESPPGPQPPASPHFDPPPPPAPHAVEPPPPPPPPTVKPPPPPAPPTVEPPPPPPPAPPTVEPPPPPAPPKVQPPPPPAPAEVEPPPPPAPAEVEPPPPPAPPKVELPPPPAPPKAEPPSTPRRAEGSNGSITELAATPKETETRDKLHNAYTEVKEDEQPATTDDKQDKPPELGLDAPKDAVSTASESTASPASTSSQSKSHSKSKDKEKDRRHHSHSDDKQRRRSRDRDRDRSRDKSHSKHSSSSSSKHSSSNSSSSKHKSSSSKNDKSSSSSSSRSNRESSSSKRSGTTSSSRHESSSHKKHKSSSSSSRSERDKDREKDKEREKDSQSRSHHSSSSSSSSSRRKDHDRGRDRDRNKSNNSGSAENKAIHDDHSESKEKYKQRRGSDSNDEGKPPSSGGPAKNSQPEDSAAPVKSDAPVENGNGTNGNSNGSTNGACDSASGVVIVSDILQQSTSSFVELTARSQSHDRAESSKHEPEDIDGKGADNQPEKPELEARQEECASQNEVPTVEPQTSADSVPDLPAKESMDTLEDEKVETNVEENKPEEESKPENPPEECVDEPAQVGDVGDPPKDADKPATPVPISNEQSDGFSADFVTHFEENTDEFRTRLQLINQLIEDRKNLLNRLSEDGSQEEAVDIRALRRSLSKRRRSSMQEQHRVERETTPPQPRSPSSSSTAGSPAKRLRREEPKSSPTPSDASINSKENEALEKQEHAV, via the exons ATGGACGACTTTATCAAGACGCTGATTGCCGAGGTGAAGTCGCAGGGCGTCTTCGACGAATTCCGCTTCAACTGCTGCCTGGCGGACGTGGACACGAAGCCCGCCTACCAGAATGTGCGCACCCAGGTGGAGACGGCGGTCAACGATTTCCTGGCCAAGCAGCAATGGACGCCCGAGACCAATAAGGTCCAGTTGCGAGAGAGGCTGCGCAAGCACCTTATGGA CTCCGATGTCCTGGACAAGGGAGTGGACCAAATCGTGGACCAGGTGGTCAATCCCAAGGTGGCCACCATATTCGAGCCAAAGATCGAGAGCATTGTCTACAAGTACCTGGGCATCACACCACCTGCGCGACCCTCTATGCTGTCAGCTCCGCCTTTGCCGCCATTTGGTGGCCACTTGAACGGCAGCAGCCTGCTCAATGTGGAGACCACGGCTGGCCTGCTGCCCACGGACCTGGAGCAAATAAGTCCGGACTCCGATCGGGCTACCGTCAAGTCGGAGTCGAGGGACGACGAACTTCCGCCCGGTGTAGACGACGAGGACACGTCGCCCTCCTACGAGCTAGTGCGCGAGCGGAAAACACTTGCCATCAAGGAGGAGCTGAACAACGTCTCGCTGAACAACTCGGATTCGGTAAACGGCGTCTCACAGGCGTCGCAACTCTCGCAGGTGTCCAGTGACAGCCGCCTGACCATCGCGTCGTCCGCGGAGTCCATGGTTGATGGCCAGCAGCGCACGGCAGCTCACAACAGTGGGGAGCCAGAGAACATTTGCGAGGAGGCGCAAATGCCAAGGTTCAGCGAAAACTCTTGGGATGCTAGTGCGGGTACAGGCCGAAGTGGAGGTCGACAGCTCCACTTCGACATCAAACAGGATGCCATTACCTTCGAAG GTACTGAGCGAAAGAACTCTGTGTCGGAGGAGACCACTAGCACAGGCGTCCAAATTCTTTCCATTGAGGATGAGATCATGTCGGAGGTGAAGGCGAACATAGACGACGCCAACAATGCCAGTATTGAGTCTATTGCACCGGAGACTGTACAAGTGCCAGCACCGCCACAAGTTgatccgcctcctcctccgccgccagcCTCGCCAAAAGTAGATCCTCCTCCGCCGGCACCACCAGCAGTTGAGTCGCCGCCAGGGCCCCAACCACCAGCTTCACCTCATTTCGATCCACCTCCCCCACCAGCACCACATGCAGTTGAGCCacctcctccaccaccaccaccaactgttaagccaccgccaccaccagcaccaccaacagttgaaccaccaccaccaccaccaccagctccACCTACAGTtgaaccaccaccaccaccagcaccacctaAAGTTCAACCACCTCCTCCGCCGGCACCAGCTGAAGTTGAACCACCTCCTCCGCCGGCACCAGCTGAAGTTgaaccacctcctcctccagcaccaCCGAAAGTCGAGCTTCCTCCTCCGCCAGCCCCACCAAAAGCTGAGCCACCTTCAACGCCCCGAAGGGCGGAAGGTAGTAATGGATCCATCACAGAGCTGGCCGCGACACCCAAAGAGACGGAAACTCGGGATAAACTACACAATGCATACACGGAAGTCAAAGAAGATGAGCAACCAGCAACAACTGATGACAAGCAAGATAAACCCCCAGAGCTTGGACTGGACGCACCGAAAGACGCTGTTAGCACAGCGTCTGAGTCCACGGCGTCGCCAGCATCCACGTCCTCGCAATCAAAAAGCCATTCGAAGTCTAAGGACAAGGAAAAGGATCGGCGACACCACAGCCACTCAGATGACAAACAGCGGCGAAGGAGCAGAGATCGGGACCGCGATCGTAGTCGCGACAAATCCCACAGCAAGCATTCCTCGAGTTCCAGCTCGAAGCACTCCTCGTCGAACTCCTCCAGCTCGAAACATAAGAGTAGCAGCTCCAAGAACGATAAGAGCTCCTCAAGTTCATCTAGCCGGAGTAATCGGGAGTCGTCCTCATCCAAGCGCTCGGGAACCACTTCTTCATCACGCCACGAATCCTCCTCACACAAAAAACACAAGTCCAGTTCATCATCCTCGCGATCGGAACGAGATAAAGACAGGGAGAAGGACAAGGAAAGGGAAAAGGACAGTCAAAGTCGCAGCCACCACAGCAGTAGCAGTTCCTCATCGTCGTCGAGGAGGAAAGATCACGACCGGGGCCGCGATCGTGATCGCAACAAATCGAACAATTCTGGGAGTGCGGAGAACAAGGCGATCCACGATGATCACAGCGAGAGCAAAGAAAAGTATAAGCAGCGTCGTGGTTCCGACTCAAACGACGAGGGGAAGCCTCCCAGTTCTGGTGGTCCGGCCAAGAACTCTCAGCCAGAGGATTCAGCAGCTCCAGTGAAATCAGATGCGCCCGTGGAGAATGGTAACGGCACGAATGGAAACTCCAACGGCAGCACCAATGGTGCTTGCGACAGTGCCAGCGGCGTTGTCATCGTGAGCGACATCCTGCAGCAATCGACGAGCAGTTTTGTAGAACTGACCGCTAGATCCCAATCACATGACAGAGCGGAGAGCAGTAAGCATGAACCCGAAGATATTGACGGAAAAGGGGCGGATAATCAGCCGGAAAAACCGGAATTGGAGGCGAGGCAAGAAGAGTGTGCTTCGCAGAATGAAGTGCCAACTGTAGAACCTCAAACCTCAGCTGACTCCGTTCCTGATTTGCCAGCCAAGGAAAGCATGGATACATTGGAGGACGAAAAAGTGGAGACCAATGTCGAAGAGAACAAGCCAGAAGAGGAGAGCAAACCGGAAAATCCTCCCGAAGAGTGCGTCGACGAACCTGCTCAAGTCGGAGATGTGGGGGATCCACCGAAAGATGCTGACAAACCCGCCACACCAGTCCCAATCTCGAATGAGCAAAGCGACGGATTTAGTGCCGACTTTGTGACCCACTTCGAGGAAAACACAGACGAGTTTAGGACGCGtctgcagctcatcaatcaaCTGATAGAGGATCGAAAGAATTTGCTAAACAGGTTAAGTGAGGATGGATCACAGGAGGAGGCAGTGGATATACGTGCTCTGCGACGCAGCCTATCCAAGCGAAGACGGAGCAGCATGCAGGAGCAGCATCGAGTGGAGCGGGAGACGACACCGCCGCAGCCAAGAAGtccgagcagcagcagcaccgccGGCAGTCCGGCAAAGAGACTGCGACGGGAGGAGCCCAAGTCATCGCCAACGCCATCTGACGCCAGCATAAACTCGAAGGAGAACGAGGCATTGGAGAAGCAGGAGCATG CTGTATGA
- the LOC117142369 gene encoding nucleolar protein dao-5 isoform X1, with amino-acid sequence MDDFIKTLIAEVKSQGVFDEFRFNCCLADVDTKPAYQNVRTQVETAVNDFLAKQQWTPETNKVQLRERLRKHLMDSDVLDKGVDQIVDQVVNPKVATIFEPKIESIVYKYLGITPPARPSMLSAPPLPPFGGHLNGSSLLNVETTAGLLPTDLEQISPDSDRATVKSESRDDELPPGVDDEDTSPSYELVRERKTLAIKEELNNVSLNNSDSVNGVSQASQLSQVSSDSRLTIASSAESMVDGQQRTAAHNSGEPENICEEAQMPRFSENSWDASAGTGRSGGRQLHFDIKQDAITFEGTERKNSVSEETTSTGVQILSIEDEIMSEVKANIDDANNASIESIAPETVQVPAPPQVDPPPPPPPASPKVDPPPPAPPAVESPPGPQPPASPHFDPPPPPAPHAVEPPPPPPPPTVKPPPPPAPPTVEPPPPPPPAPPTVEPPPPPAPPKVQPPPPPAPAEVEPPPPPAPAEVEPPPPPAPPKVELPPPPAPPKAEPPSTPRRAEGSNGSITELAATPKETETRDKLHNAYTEVKEDEQPATTDDKQDKPPELGLDAPKDAVSTASESTASPASTSSQSKSHSKSKDKEKDRRHHSHSDDKQRRRSRDRDRDRSRDKSHSKHSSSSSSKHSSSNSSSSKHKSSSSKNDKSSSSSSSRSNRESSSSKRSGTTSSSRHESSSHKKHKSSSSSSRSERDKDREKDKEREKDSQSRSHHSSSSSSSSSRRKDHDRGRDRDRNKSNNSGSAENKAIHDDHSESKEKYKQRRGSDSNDEGKPPSSGGPAKNSQPEDSAAPVKSDAPVENGNGTNGNSNGSTNGACDSASGVVIVSDILQQSTSSFVELTARSQSHDRAESSKHEPEDIDGKGADNQPEKPELEARQEECASQNEVPTVEPQTSADSVPDLPAKESMDTLEDEKVETNVEENKPEEESKPENPPEECVDEPAQVGDVGDPPKDADKPATPVPISNEQSDGFSADFVTHFEENTDEFRTRLQLINQLIEDRKNLLNRLSEDGSQEEAVDIRALRRSLSKRRRSSMQEQHRVERETTPPQPRSPSSSSTAGSPAKRLRREEPKSSPTPSDASINSKENEALEKQEHADALSARRLSKKLCQQQRYTNDDLYKPRPILSQRSRRRGLDSIL; translated from the exons ATGGACGACTTTATCAAGACGCTGATTGCCGAGGTGAAGTCGCAGGGCGTCTTCGACGAATTCCGCTTCAACTGCTGCCTGGCGGACGTGGACACGAAGCCCGCCTACCAGAATGTGCGCACCCAGGTGGAGACGGCGGTCAACGATTTCCTGGCCAAGCAGCAATGGACGCCCGAGACCAATAAGGTCCAGTTGCGAGAGAGGCTGCGCAAGCACCTTATGGA CTCCGATGTCCTGGACAAGGGAGTGGACCAAATCGTGGACCAGGTGGTCAATCCCAAGGTGGCCACCATATTCGAGCCAAAGATCGAGAGCATTGTCTACAAGTACCTGGGCATCACACCACCTGCGCGACCCTCTATGCTGTCAGCTCCGCCTTTGCCGCCATTTGGTGGCCACTTGAACGGCAGCAGCCTGCTCAATGTGGAGACCACGGCTGGCCTGCTGCCCACGGACCTGGAGCAAATAAGTCCGGACTCCGATCGGGCTACCGTCAAGTCGGAGTCGAGGGACGACGAACTTCCGCCCGGTGTAGACGACGAGGACACGTCGCCCTCCTACGAGCTAGTGCGCGAGCGGAAAACACTTGCCATCAAGGAGGAGCTGAACAACGTCTCGCTGAACAACTCGGATTCGGTAAACGGCGTCTCACAGGCGTCGCAACTCTCGCAGGTGTCCAGTGACAGCCGCCTGACCATCGCGTCGTCCGCGGAGTCCATGGTTGATGGCCAGCAGCGCACGGCAGCTCACAACAGTGGGGAGCCAGAGAACATTTGCGAGGAGGCGCAAATGCCAAGGTTCAGCGAAAACTCTTGGGATGCTAGTGCGGGTACAGGCCGAAGTGGAGGTCGACAGCTCCACTTCGACATCAAACAGGATGCCATTACCTTCGAAG GTACTGAGCGAAAGAACTCTGTGTCGGAGGAGACCACTAGCACAGGCGTCCAAATTCTTTCCATTGAGGATGAGATCATGTCGGAGGTGAAGGCGAACATAGACGACGCCAACAATGCCAGTATTGAGTCTATTGCACCGGAGACTGTACAAGTGCCAGCACCGCCACAAGTTgatccgcctcctcctccgccgccagcCTCGCCAAAAGTAGATCCTCCTCCGCCGGCACCACCAGCAGTTGAGTCGCCGCCAGGGCCCCAACCACCAGCTTCACCTCATTTCGATCCACCTCCCCCACCAGCACCACATGCAGTTGAGCCacctcctccaccaccaccaccaactgttaagccaccgccaccaccagcaccaccaacagttgaaccaccaccaccaccaccaccagctccACCTACAGTtgaaccaccaccaccaccagcaccacctaAAGTTCAACCACCTCCTCCGCCGGCACCAGCTGAAGTTGAACCACCTCCTCCGCCGGCACCAGCTGAAGTTgaaccacctcctcctccagcaccaCCGAAAGTCGAGCTTCCTCCTCCGCCAGCCCCACCAAAAGCTGAGCCACCTTCAACGCCCCGAAGGGCGGAAGGTAGTAATGGATCCATCACAGAGCTGGCCGCGACACCCAAAGAGACGGAAACTCGGGATAAACTACACAATGCATACACGGAAGTCAAAGAAGATGAGCAACCAGCAACAACTGATGACAAGCAAGATAAACCCCCAGAGCTTGGACTGGACGCACCGAAAGACGCTGTTAGCACAGCGTCTGAGTCCACGGCGTCGCCAGCATCCACGTCCTCGCAATCAAAAAGCCATTCGAAGTCTAAGGACAAGGAAAAGGATCGGCGACACCACAGCCACTCAGATGACAAACAGCGGCGAAGGAGCAGAGATCGGGACCGCGATCGTAGTCGCGACAAATCCCACAGCAAGCATTCCTCGAGTTCCAGCTCGAAGCACTCCTCGTCGAACTCCTCCAGCTCGAAACATAAGAGTAGCAGCTCCAAGAACGATAAGAGCTCCTCAAGTTCATCTAGCCGGAGTAATCGGGAGTCGTCCTCATCCAAGCGCTCGGGAACCACTTCTTCATCACGCCACGAATCCTCCTCACACAAAAAACACAAGTCCAGTTCATCATCCTCGCGATCGGAACGAGATAAAGACAGGGAGAAGGACAAGGAAAGGGAAAAGGACAGTCAAAGTCGCAGCCACCACAGCAGTAGCAGTTCCTCATCGTCGTCGAGGAGGAAAGATCACGACCGGGGCCGCGATCGTGATCGCAACAAATCGAACAATTCTGGGAGTGCGGAGAACAAGGCGATCCACGATGATCACAGCGAGAGCAAAGAAAAGTATAAGCAGCGTCGTGGTTCCGACTCAAACGACGAGGGGAAGCCTCCCAGTTCTGGTGGTCCGGCCAAGAACTCTCAGCCAGAGGATTCAGCAGCTCCAGTGAAATCAGATGCGCCCGTGGAGAATGGTAACGGCACGAATGGAAACTCCAACGGCAGCACCAATGGTGCTTGCGACAGTGCCAGCGGCGTTGTCATCGTGAGCGACATCCTGCAGCAATCGACGAGCAGTTTTGTAGAACTGACCGCTAGATCCCAATCACATGACAGAGCGGAGAGCAGTAAGCATGAACCCGAAGATATTGACGGAAAAGGGGCGGATAATCAGCCGGAAAAACCGGAATTGGAGGCGAGGCAAGAAGAGTGTGCTTCGCAGAATGAAGTGCCAACTGTAGAACCTCAAACCTCAGCTGACTCCGTTCCTGATTTGCCAGCCAAGGAAAGCATGGATACATTGGAGGACGAAAAAGTGGAGACCAATGTCGAAGAGAACAAGCCAGAAGAGGAGAGCAAACCGGAAAATCCTCCCGAAGAGTGCGTCGACGAACCTGCTCAAGTCGGAGATGTGGGGGATCCACCGAAAGATGCTGACAAACCCGCCACACCAGTCCCAATCTCGAATGAGCAAAGCGACGGATTTAGTGCCGACTTTGTGACCCACTTCGAGGAAAACACAGACGAGTTTAGGACGCGtctgcagctcatcaatcaaCTGATAGAGGATCGAAAGAATTTGCTAAACAGGTTAAGTGAGGATGGATCACAGGAGGAGGCAGTGGATATACGTGCTCTGCGACGCAGCCTATCCAAGCGAAGACGGAGCAGCATGCAGGAGCAGCATCGAGTGGAGCGGGAGACGACACCGCCGCAGCCAAGAAGtccgagcagcagcagcaccgccGGCAGTCCGGCAAAGAGACTGCGACGGGAGGAGCCCAAGTCATCGCCAACGCCATCTGACGCCAGCATAAACTCGAAGGAGAACGAGGCATTGGAGAAGCAGGAGCATG CAGACGCCCTGTCCGCCAGGCGACTCAGCAAGAAGCTCTGCCAGCAGCAGCGGTACACCAACGATGATCTCTACAAGCCCCGTCCAATCCTGTCGCAGCGCTCTCGTCGCCGGGGCCTGGACTCCATCCTCTAG
- the LOC117142369 gene encoding nucleolar protein dao-5 isoform X2 → MDDFIKTLIAEVKSQGVFDEFRFNCCLADVDTKPAYQNVRTQVETAVNDFLAKQQWTPETNKVQLRERLRKHLMDSDVLDKGVDQIVDQVVNPKVATIFEPKIESIVYKYLGITPPARPSMLSAPPLPPFGGHLNGSSLLNVETTAGLLPTDLEQISPDSDRATVKSESRDDELPPGVDDEDTSPSYELVRERKTLAIKEELNNVSLNNSDSVNGVSQASQLSQVSSDSRLTIASSAESMVDGQQRTAAHNSGEPENICEEAQMPRFSENSWDASAGTGRSGGRQLHFDIKQDAITFEGTERKNSVSEETTSTGVQILSIEDEIMSEVKANIDDANNASIESIAPETVQVPAPPQVDPPPPPPPASPKVDPPPPAPPAVESPPGPQPPASPHFDPPPPPAPHAVEPPPPPPPPTVKPPPPPAPPTVEPPPPPPPAPPTVEPPPPPAPPKVQPPPPPAPAEVEPPPPPAPAEVEPPPPPAPPKVELPPPPAPPKAEPPSTPRRAEGSNGSITELAATPKETETRDKLHNAYTEVKEDEQPATTDDKQDKPPELGLDAPKDAVSTASESTASPASTSSQSKSHSKSKDKEKDRRHHSHSDDKQRRRSRDRDRDRSRDKSHSKHSSSSSSKHSSSNSSSSKHKSSSSKNDKSSSSSSSRSNRESSSSKRSGTTSSSRHESSSHKKHKSSSSSSRSERDKDREKDKEREKDSQSRSHHSSSSSSSSSRRKDHDRGRDRDRNKSNNSGSAENKAIHDDHSESKEKYKQRRGSDSNDEGKPPSSGGPAKNSQPEDSAAPVKSDAPVENGNGTNGNSNGSTNGACDSASGVVIVSDILQQSTSSFVELTARSQSHDRAESSKHEPEDIDGKGADNQPEKPELEARQEECASQNEVPTVEPQTSADSVPDLPAKESMDTLEDEKVETNVEENKPEEESKPENPPEECVDEPAQVGDVGDPPKDADKPATPVPISNEQSDGFSADFVTHFEENTDEFRTRLQLINQLIEDRKNLLNRLSEDGSQEEAVDIRALRRSLSKRRRSSMQEQHRVERETTPPQPRSPSSSSTAGSPAKRLRREEPKSSPTPSDASINSKENEALEKQEHDALSARRLSKKLCQQQRYTNDDLYKPRPILSQRSRRRGLDSIL, encoded by the exons ATGGACGACTTTATCAAGACGCTGATTGCCGAGGTGAAGTCGCAGGGCGTCTTCGACGAATTCCGCTTCAACTGCTGCCTGGCGGACGTGGACACGAAGCCCGCCTACCAGAATGTGCGCACCCAGGTGGAGACGGCGGTCAACGATTTCCTGGCCAAGCAGCAATGGACGCCCGAGACCAATAAGGTCCAGTTGCGAGAGAGGCTGCGCAAGCACCTTATGGA CTCCGATGTCCTGGACAAGGGAGTGGACCAAATCGTGGACCAGGTGGTCAATCCCAAGGTGGCCACCATATTCGAGCCAAAGATCGAGAGCATTGTCTACAAGTACCTGGGCATCACACCACCTGCGCGACCCTCTATGCTGTCAGCTCCGCCTTTGCCGCCATTTGGTGGCCACTTGAACGGCAGCAGCCTGCTCAATGTGGAGACCACGGCTGGCCTGCTGCCCACGGACCTGGAGCAAATAAGTCCGGACTCCGATCGGGCTACCGTCAAGTCGGAGTCGAGGGACGACGAACTTCCGCCCGGTGTAGACGACGAGGACACGTCGCCCTCCTACGAGCTAGTGCGCGAGCGGAAAACACTTGCCATCAAGGAGGAGCTGAACAACGTCTCGCTGAACAACTCGGATTCGGTAAACGGCGTCTCACAGGCGTCGCAACTCTCGCAGGTGTCCAGTGACAGCCGCCTGACCATCGCGTCGTCCGCGGAGTCCATGGTTGATGGCCAGCAGCGCACGGCAGCTCACAACAGTGGGGAGCCAGAGAACATTTGCGAGGAGGCGCAAATGCCAAGGTTCAGCGAAAACTCTTGGGATGCTAGTGCGGGTACAGGCCGAAGTGGAGGTCGACAGCTCCACTTCGACATCAAACAGGATGCCATTACCTTCGAAG GTACTGAGCGAAAGAACTCTGTGTCGGAGGAGACCACTAGCACAGGCGTCCAAATTCTTTCCATTGAGGATGAGATCATGTCGGAGGTGAAGGCGAACATAGACGACGCCAACAATGCCAGTATTGAGTCTATTGCACCGGAGACTGTACAAGTGCCAGCACCGCCACAAGTTgatccgcctcctcctccgccgccagcCTCGCCAAAAGTAGATCCTCCTCCGCCGGCACCACCAGCAGTTGAGTCGCCGCCAGGGCCCCAACCACCAGCTTCACCTCATTTCGATCCACCTCCCCCACCAGCACCACATGCAGTTGAGCCacctcctccaccaccaccaccaactgttaagccaccgccaccaccagcaccaccaacagttgaaccaccaccaccaccaccaccagctccACCTACAGTtgaaccaccaccaccaccagcaccacctaAAGTTCAACCACCTCCTCCGCCGGCACCAGCTGAAGTTGAACCACCTCCTCCGCCGGCACCAGCTGAAGTTgaaccacctcctcctccagcaccaCCGAAAGTCGAGCTTCCTCCTCCGCCAGCCCCACCAAAAGCTGAGCCACCTTCAACGCCCCGAAGGGCGGAAGGTAGTAATGGATCCATCACAGAGCTGGCCGCGACACCCAAAGAGACGGAAACTCGGGATAAACTACACAATGCATACACGGAAGTCAAAGAAGATGAGCAACCAGCAACAACTGATGACAAGCAAGATAAACCCCCAGAGCTTGGACTGGACGCACCGAAAGACGCTGTTAGCACAGCGTCTGAGTCCACGGCGTCGCCAGCATCCACGTCCTCGCAATCAAAAAGCCATTCGAAGTCTAAGGACAAGGAAAAGGATCGGCGACACCACAGCCACTCAGATGACAAACAGCGGCGAAGGAGCAGAGATCGGGACCGCGATCGTAGTCGCGACAAATCCCACAGCAAGCATTCCTCGAGTTCCAGCTCGAAGCACTCCTCGTCGAACTCCTCCAGCTCGAAACATAAGAGTAGCAGCTCCAAGAACGATAAGAGCTCCTCAAGTTCATCTAGCCGGAGTAATCGGGAGTCGTCCTCATCCAAGCGCTCGGGAACCACTTCTTCATCACGCCACGAATCCTCCTCACACAAAAAACACAAGTCCAGTTCATCATCCTCGCGATCGGAACGAGATAAAGACAGGGAGAAGGACAAGGAAAGGGAAAAGGACAGTCAAAGTCGCAGCCACCACAGCAGTAGCAGTTCCTCATCGTCGTCGAGGAGGAAAGATCACGACCGGGGCCGCGATCGTGATCGCAACAAATCGAACAATTCTGGGAGTGCGGAGAACAAGGCGATCCACGATGATCACAGCGAGAGCAAAGAAAAGTATAAGCAGCGTCGTGGTTCCGACTCAAACGACGAGGGGAAGCCTCCCAGTTCTGGTGGTCCGGCCAAGAACTCTCAGCCAGAGGATTCAGCAGCTCCAGTGAAATCAGATGCGCCCGTGGAGAATGGTAACGGCACGAATGGAAACTCCAACGGCAGCACCAATGGTGCTTGCGACAGTGCCAGCGGCGTTGTCATCGTGAGCGACATCCTGCAGCAATCGACGAGCAGTTTTGTAGAACTGACCGCTAGATCCCAATCACATGACAGAGCGGAGAGCAGTAAGCATGAACCCGAAGATATTGACGGAAAAGGGGCGGATAATCAGCCGGAAAAACCGGAATTGGAGGCGAGGCAAGAAGAGTGTGCTTCGCAGAATGAAGTGCCAACTGTAGAACCTCAAACCTCAGCTGACTCCGTTCCTGATTTGCCAGCCAAGGAAAGCATGGATACATTGGAGGACGAAAAAGTGGAGACCAATGTCGAAGAGAACAAGCCAGAAGAGGAGAGCAAACCGGAAAATCCTCCCGAAGAGTGCGTCGACGAACCTGCTCAAGTCGGAGATGTGGGGGATCCACCGAAAGATGCTGACAAACCCGCCACACCAGTCCCAATCTCGAATGAGCAAAGCGACGGATTTAGTGCCGACTTTGTGACCCACTTCGAGGAAAACACAGACGAGTTTAGGACGCGtctgcagctcatcaatcaaCTGATAGAGGATCGAAAGAATTTGCTAAACAGGTTAAGTGAGGATGGATCACAGGAGGAGGCAGTGGATATACGTGCTCTGCGACGCAGCCTATCCAAGCGAAGACGGAGCAGCATGCAGGAGCAGCATCGAGTGGAGCGGGAGACGACACCGCCGCAGCCAAGAAGtccgagcagcagcagcaccgccGGCAGTCCGGCAAAGAGACTGCGACGGGAGGAGCCCAAGTCATCGCCAACGCCATCTGACGCCAGCATAAACTCGAAGGAGAACGAGGCATTGGAGAAGCAGGAGCATG ACGCCCTGTCCGCCAGGCGACTCAGCAAGAAGCTCTGCCAGCAGCAGCGGTACACCAACGATGATCTCTACAAGCCCCGTCCAATCCTGTCGCAGCGCTCTCGTCGCCGGGGCCTGGACTCCATCCTCTAG